In Dermacentor silvarum isolate Dsil-2018 chromosome 2, BIME_Dsil_1.4, whole genome shotgun sequence, the following proteins share a genomic window:
- the LOC119440547 gene encoding E3 ubiquitin-protein ligase MARCHF8-like, giving the protein MVEPCRCKGDLSYAHANCIAIQVFQNDLHFCPFCHYDFIIHWEQQKSFREWLLSEETSAHQRQLLFSLVFAISMAVVLVLSWLQAARALDRLPRLIAFVLAIFLMVHTASWIGYAFYNFWLYLQAYLKWKSLPLTTADTPAR; this is encoded by the exons GCGACTTGAGCTACGCCCACGCCAACTGCATTGCAATCCAGGTCTTCCAGAACGATTTGCATTTCTGCCCATTTTGCCATTACGACTTCATCATCCACTGGGAGCAACAAAAG TCGTTCCGCGAGTGGCTCCTGAGCGAGGAGACGTCGGCCCACCAGCGGCAGCTGCTGTTCAGCCTGGTGTTCGCTATCTCGATGGCTGTGGTGCTGGTTCTGTCTTGGCTGCAGGCTGCGCGCGCCCTGGACCGCTTGCCGCGCCTGATCGCCTTCGTGCTCGCCATCTTCCTCATGGTGCACACGGCGTCCTGGATTGGATACGCGTTCTACAACTTCTG GCTATATCTCCAGGCTTACCTCAAGTGGAAGTCTCTTCCTCTCACGACGGCTGACACCCCAGCCCGTTGA